A single region of the Solwaraspora sp. WMMD406 genome encodes:
- a CDS encoding hydantoinase B/oxoprolinase family protein: protein MTLNPIDLEIVTEGLISIVREMRQTIFRTAHSPVIADAQDFSCALFNADAEMVAQGRDMPGHVIAMPASVAEIFTDYRDEFRPGDLYVVNDPYRGGSHLNDVTLISPVFVDDELFLFPCVRMHWADIGGMTPGSVSGQATEILQEGLRIPPIRLIDAGRDNVAAMRVLFANVRMADERRGDLESSIAACHTAQRRLHELVDRHGKDLIDACVAANMDRTERRLRDRIRDLPDGTYHYEDYLDLYTDGDYDPAMVRCALTVADTQILADFRGSSPQVAAVVNSSLAMTTAGVFIAVKSALDPGGLVNHGAFRPLTVHTDPGTVVHVTYPAPANAHSEVRKRVISAVMAALSQVAPTLIAADQFGTTFQNLIGGVDDHTGRPYLYYDYPAGGNGGFLEADGPSAMNPVDLGDISTIQSVERLETEIPIRVEACELRPGSCGDGQRRGGFGTRRATRLLASHGAYSVQTDRTTVAPYGLSLGAPGAPTSTYLDRDGQRIDFDTPGKVAGYRMREGDILVMESAGGGGWRDPLTRDPDQVANDIGDDYLTAEQARDRYGVLVDPTGQVDESATTATRERLRANRRWLRVTTTDLPSHTGVRGRQRIVYSHPDGPPDGALIELHGNHPAPLRAWIRHDPSLAADQVALDPDGLRILGTDPGDRSFVRVLADPRTPTGGPR, encoded by the coding sequence ATGACCCTGAACCCCATCGATCTGGAGATCGTCACCGAAGGATTGATCTCGATCGTCCGGGAGATGCGCCAGACGATCTTCCGGACCGCGCACTCCCCGGTCATCGCCGACGCGCAGGACTTCTCCTGCGCGCTGTTCAACGCCGACGCGGAGATGGTCGCCCAGGGACGGGACATGCCAGGACACGTCATCGCGATGCCCGCCTCCGTCGCGGAGATCTTCACCGACTACCGGGACGAGTTCCGCCCCGGCGATCTCTACGTCGTCAACGACCCCTACCGGGGCGGCAGCCACCTCAACGACGTGACCCTCATCAGCCCGGTCTTCGTCGACGACGAACTGTTCCTCTTCCCGTGCGTACGGATGCACTGGGCCGACATCGGCGGAATGACCCCCGGCAGCGTCTCCGGCCAGGCGACCGAGATCCTGCAGGAAGGCCTGCGGATCCCACCGATCCGGCTCATCGACGCCGGGCGGGACAACGTCGCGGCCATGCGCGTCCTGTTCGCCAACGTCCGGATGGCCGACGAACGCCGCGGCGACCTCGAATCCAGCATCGCCGCCTGCCACACCGCACAGCGCCGACTGCACGAACTCGTCGACCGCCACGGCAAAGACCTCATCGACGCGTGCGTGGCCGCCAACATGGACCGCACCGAACGGCGGCTGCGCGACCGAATCCGCGACCTGCCGGACGGCACCTACCACTACGAGGACTACCTCGACCTCTACACCGACGGCGACTACGACCCCGCCATGGTGCGGTGCGCGCTGACCGTCGCCGACACCCAGATCCTCGCCGACTTCCGTGGCTCCTCACCGCAGGTCGCCGCCGTGGTCAACTCGTCGCTGGCGATGACCACCGCCGGGGTGTTCATCGCCGTCAAATCCGCGCTCGACCCCGGCGGACTGGTCAACCACGGCGCATTCCGGCCCCTGACCGTACACACCGACCCCGGCACCGTCGTGCACGTCACCTACCCCGCCCCGGCCAACGCCCACAGCGAAGTCCGCAAACGAGTCATCTCCGCGGTCATGGCGGCACTCAGCCAGGTGGCACCCACCCTGATCGCCGCCGACCAGTTCGGCACCACCTTCCAGAACCTGATCGGCGGCGTCGACGACCACACCGGACGTCCGTACCTCTACTACGACTACCCGGCCGGCGGCAACGGCGGCTTCCTGGAAGCCGACGGACCCAGCGCGATGAACCCGGTCGACCTCGGCGACATCTCCACCATCCAATCCGTCGAACGCCTGGAGACCGAGATCCCGATCCGAGTCGAGGCCTGCGAACTACGCCCCGGATCCTGCGGCGACGGCCAACGGCGCGGCGGCTTCGGCACCCGACGCGCCACCCGACTGCTCGCCAGCCACGGCGCCTACTCCGTCCAGACCGACCGCACCACCGTCGCGCCGTACGGGCTGTCACTCGGCGCTCCCGGCGCCCCGACCTCGACCTACCTCGACCGCGACGGGCAACGGATCGACTTCGACACCCCCGGCAAGGTCGCCGGATACCGGATGCGCGAAGGCGACATCCTGGTGATGGAATCCGCCGGCGGCGGCGGATGGCGCGACCCGCTGACCCGCGACCCCGACCAGGTCGCCAACGACATCGGCGACGACTACCTCACCGCCGAACAGGCCCGCGACCGGTACGGCGTACTCGTCGACCCGACCGGCCAGGTCGACGAATCAGCGACCACAGCCACCCGGGAACGCCTTCGCGCGAACCGCCGCTGGCTGCGGGTCACGACCACCGACCTGCCCAGCCACACCGGCGTCCGGGGCCGCCAGCGGATCGTCTACAGCCACCCCGACGGACCGCCGGACGGCGCGCTGATCGAACTGCACGGCAACCACCCCGCCCCGTTACGCGCCTGGATCCGCCACGACCCGTCCCTCGCCGCCGACCAGGTCGCGCTCGACCCCGACGGCCTGCGGATCCTCGGCACCGACCCGGGCGACCGATCCTTCGTCCGCGTCCTGGCCGACCCCCGAACACCGACCGGAGGCCCGCGATGA